One window of Bacillus sp. THAF10 genomic DNA carries:
- a CDS encoding toxic anion resistance protein: MKNNDKLEQQLKENTLNDLLSNPFSTPKMDNEMMAMEKENESPKQEKVMDTLTEEYKTKALDIAKQIDPHDQQAISSYGITAQNELSTFSNSILSHVQAKDAGPVGEVVSDLMRKIKEVKPGELEPQKKGFFGKLFGNVNNSMQQLFAKYRKIGFEIDKISDQLESFKKILQRDNIMLESLYDKNKDYFQALNIYIAAAEYKYDEIQESIIPELEKKARETNNQMDVQAVSDMMQFADRLQKRTHDLKISRQITLQMAPQIRMIQHTNQTLVERIQSSILTAIPLWKNQLVIAVSLYNQQKAVDTQRNVSETTNELLLKNSEMLKQNTISAARENERGLVDIETLKKTQENLIETLEETILIQQEGREKRYQVEQELVQMENDLKTKLLEVRSKAKPNK; encoded by the coding sequence TTGAAGAACAATGATAAACTTGAACAACAGCTGAAAGAAAACACATTAAACGACCTTTTAAGCAATCCTTTTTCTACACCCAAAATGGATAACGAAATGATGGCTATGGAAAAAGAAAACGAATCTCCAAAGCAAGAGAAGGTCATGGATACATTAACTGAGGAATATAAAACAAAGGCGTTAGACATCGCAAAACAGATTGATCCTCATGACCAACAAGCCATTTCATCTTATGGCATTACTGCACAAAATGAACTTTCAACCTTCTCAAATTCCATCCTTTCGCATGTGCAAGCAAAGGATGCGGGTCCAGTGGGTGAGGTTGTTTCTGATTTAATGAGAAAAATAAAGGAAGTAAAGCCAGGAGAGCTGGAGCCACAGAAAAAAGGCTTTTTCGGGAAGCTTTTTGGAAATGTAAATAACTCCATGCAACAGCTCTTTGCTAAGTACAGAAAAATTGGGTTTGAAATAGATAAAATCTCTGATCAGCTTGAAAGCTTTAAGAAGATACTACAACGTGATAATATTATGCTTGAATCACTTTATGATAAGAATAAAGATTATTTTCAAGCTTTAAACATTTACATTGCTGCCGCAGAGTATAAATATGACGAAATACAGGAGTCGATCATCCCAGAACTTGAAAAAAAGGCGAGAGAAACGAATAATCAAATGGATGTGCAGGCAGTAAGCGATATGATGCAATTTGCAGATCGACTTCAAAAAAGAACACATGATTTGAAGATTAGCCGCCAAATCACGCTTCAAATGGCACCGCAAATTAGAATGATACAGCACACAAACCAAACGTTAGTGGAAAGAATTCAATCCTCTATCTTAACCGCAATTCCTCTTTGGAAAAATCAATTGGTAATTGCTGTTTCCTTATACAATCAACAAAAAGCAGTTGATACACAGAGGAATGTATCAGAGACAACAAATGAACTCTTATTAAAAAACTCAGAAATGTTAAAGCAAAATACCATTTCTGCAGCAAGGGAGAATGAACGAGGTCTTGTTGATATAGAAACGCTGAAGAAAACGCAAGAAAATTTAATTGAAACATTAGAAGAAACGATACTAATTCAGCAAGAAGGCAGAGAAAAAAGGTATCAGGTAGAGCAGGAGCTTGTACAAATGGAAAATGATCTGAAAACAAAGCTGCTTGAAGTTCGTTCAAAAGCCAAGCCAAACAAATAA
- a CDS encoding MFS transporter — MWKNKNVWILLIGEFIAGLGLWTGIIGNLEFMQGLVPSDFAKSLILFAGLLAGVMVGPLAGRIIDATSKKKVMLVAGFGRMISVVFMFLAIEYQSILLMIVFMIAIQISAAFYFPALQSSIPLIVKEKELLEMNGVHMNVSTISRIAGTALAGAMLVVMSLPSLYLASMIAYGLLFALTFLLEINEEPRENDSKTIGKSGSFKEVLPVLKSTPIAMTVLILTFIPILFIGGFNLMVINISEIQNDQVIKSWIYTIEGIFFMIGAFSVKRITNEQKMVPMLFAFVTLIAISLFSLYFADLKWMTLFAFGLFGLAVGCFFPLAATIFQTKIPKEFHGRFFSFRNMLDRVLFQVALLGTGLLLDTIGLQYMGITFGFLSLFIIFSYGLRLLRQPMAISEQKTP; from the coding sequence ATGTGGAAAAATAAAAACGTTTGGATTTTGTTAATTGGAGAATTTATTGCAGGTCTTGGGCTTTGGACAGGAATTATTGGCAACCTAGAATTTATGCAGGGATTAGTCCCATCAGATTTTGCTAAATCACTAATTCTCTTTGCAGGCTTATTGGCTGGAGTAATGGTTGGACCGCTTGCAGGTAGAATCATTGATGCCACTAGCAAGAAAAAAGTCATGCTCGTTGCAGGTTTTGGCCGTATGATAAGTGTAGTATTTATGTTCCTTGCAATTGAATATCAGTCCATCTTACTGATGATAGTCTTTATGATTGCTATTCAAATCTCTGCAGCATTTTACTTTCCTGCCCTTCAATCATCGATTCCTTTGATAGTAAAGGAAAAAGAGCTCTTAGAAATGAATGGTGTTCACATGAACGTTTCCACCATATCTAGAATTGCCGGGACAGCTCTAGCAGGAGCCATGCTCGTTGTCATGAGCTTACCTTCTTTGTACTTGGCATCGATGATTGCATATGGATTATTGTTTGCTCTCACCTTTTTGTTAGAAATAAACGAGGAACCTAGAGAAAACGATTCAAAAACAATTGGGAAGTCTGGTAGTTTTAAAGAAGTACTTCCTGTTCTTAAAAGTACACCTATTGCTATGACCGTTTTAATTCTTACCTTTATCCCGATTTTATTTATCGGTGGATTCAATCTAATGGTAATTAACATTAGTGAAATTCAAAATGATCAAGTGATTAAAAGCTGGATTTATACGATCGAAGGTATTTTCTTTATGATTGGTGCATTCTCTGTAAAGCGTATCACAAATGAGCAAAAGATGGTTCCGATGCTTTTTGCTTTTGTTACCTTAATTGCCATTTCGCTTTTCAGTCTTTATTTTGCTGACTTGAAATGGATGACGTTATTCGCATTTGGACTTTTTGGTTTAGCTGTAGGTTGTTTCTTTCCATTGGCCGCGACTATTTTTCAAACAAAAATTCCGAAAGAGTTCCATGGAAGGTTCTTTTCCTTTAGAAACATGTTAGACAGAGTGCTATTTCAAGTTGCCCTGCTTGGAACAGGATTACTATTAGATACGATTGGACTACAATACATGGGTATTACTTTCGGATTTTTGTCTCTATTCATCATCTTTTCATATGGATTGCGACTACTACGACAGCCCATGGCCATATCTGAGCAAAAAACACCTTAG
- a CDS encoding YhcN/YlaJ family sporulation lipoprotein: protein MKGKGLIVTGLALTLLLTGCNNVDNYGADNNQNDALNVNYDNMGRYNRNMNPTRVNDRNEARLAVADEACDKITALNDVESCNIIVTNRNAYVAAVLEGNESTELSKEIEDKIANQVRKSDPDIRNVYVSVNPEFVDRMDGYANDIRRGRPVGGFFDEFTQFVERIFPTAR from the coding sequence ATGAAAGGTAAAGGCTTAATTGTAACAGGATTAGCATTGACGTTGTTATTAACTGGATGTAACAATGTTGACAATTATGGTGCAGATAATAATCAAAATGATGCTTTAAATGTAAACTACGATAACATGGGGCGCTACAATAGAAATATGAACCCCACAAGAGTAAATGATCGAAATGAAGCGAGACTTGCGGTAGCCGATGAAGCTTGTGATAAGATTACCGCATTAAATGATGTGGAGTCCTGCAATATAATCGTGACCAACCGTAACGCGTATGTTGCAGCAGTACTTGAAGGAAATGAAAGTACTGAGCTTTCAAAAGAGATAGAGGATAAAATTGCAAACCAAGTGAGAAAATCTGATCCTGATATTCGTAACGTTTACGTTTCTGTCAATCCAGAATTTGTAGACCGCATGGATGGGTATGCTAACGATATTCGTCGTGGTCGTCCTGTTGGTGGATTTTTTGATGAATTCACACAGTTCGTTGAGCGAATCTTTCCTACAGCACGTTAA
- a CDS encoding phospholipase D family protein has product MKTFIKRKKYFLLLIVIVLIVAGTSIYHSYKPLPDGVSYEGKIHYVSKVDFLYDLTYSNDDKTIQEQEIFKRIFEIIDEAEEFIVIDMFLFNGYHDGEKDYPPISKDLMDSLMTKKQKEPEIDIYFLTDEVNTTYGSHEAKELSILQENGINIVKTNVDVLRDSNPIYSGIWRVFFQWFGQGGSGWIQNPMAKSAPETTVRSYLKLLNIKANHRKVVATDKTAVISSANPHDASGFHSNTAFEVNGPIIQDILKTEQAVINFSDEAVLPTYEGEEEGGPIAVQLLTEGKILKHVLKEIRAAKEEDTIWLGMFYLAERKIIEELIAASQRGVKVNLMLDPNEHAFGQQKIGLPNRPVAAELSEEGEGNLIVRWYNTQGEQYHPKMIYFEKQKGDSVVIGGSANFTRRNLYDLNLETDIKITAAKDEDFIKEVDAYFERTWNNEDAVYTLPLEKFKDETTGLKKVMYRIQKLLRFTTY; this is encoded by the coding sequence ATGAAAACTTTTATTAAAAGAAAAAAATATTTTCTCTTACTTATCGTTATAGTTTTAATTGTTGCAGGTACGAGTATTTATCATAGCTATAAGCCTCTACCTGACGGGGTTTCTTATGAAGGGAAAATTCATTATGTATCGAAGGTGGATTTTTTATATGATCTTACCTATAGCAATGATGATAAAACCATTCAAGAACAAGAAATTTTTAAAAGGATATTCGAAATCATTGATGAAGCAGAAGAATTTATTGTGATTGATATGTTCCTTTTTAATGGATATCATGATGGGGAGAAAGATTATCCACCTATAAGTAAGGATTTAATGGACAGCTTGATGACAAAAAAACAAAAAGAGCCAGAGATTGACATCTATTTTTTAACGGACGAAGTGAATACCACTTATGGATCTCATGAGGCGAAAGAACTATCCATTCTACAAGAAAATGGAATTAACATCGTAAAAACAAATGTAGACGTTTTAAGAGATTCCAATCCTATCTATTCAGGAATATGGAGGGTATTTTTCCAATGGTTCGGTCAAGGTGGAAGTGGCTGGATCCAAAATCCAATGGCCAAAAGTGCACCAGAAACAACTGTTCGATCATACCTAAAGCTATTAAATATTAAAGCCAATCATCGCAAAGTAGTCGCAACGGATAAAACAGCTGTAATTTCATCTGCGAATCCTCATGATGCTAGTGGGTTTCACTCCAATACAGCATTTGAAGTAAATGGCCCGATTATACAAGATATTTTAAAAACCGAACAAGCCGTTATAAATTTCTCTGATGAAGCAGTATTACCTACGTATGAAGGAGAAGAAGAAGGTGGACCAATCGCAGTACAGCTCTTAACAGAAGGAAAAATCTTAAAGCATGTTCTAAAGGAAATCCGCGCAGCAAAAGAAGAGGATACCATCTGGCTTGGAATGTTTTACTTGGCAGAAAGAAAAATCATCGAAGAGCTAATTGCTGCCTCACAAAGGGGAGTGAAGGTAAATTTAATGCTAGACCCTAATGAACACGCCTTCGGTCAACAAAAGATTGGTCTCCCAAATCGACCAGTAGCTGCGGAGTTATCCGAAGAGGGCGAGGGTAATCTGATTGTAAGATGGTATAACACACAAGGTGAGCAATATCATCCTAAAATGATTTATTTTGAAAAACAAAAGGGAGATTCGGTTGTAATAGGGGGCTCTGCTAATTTTACACGTAGAAACCTATATGACTTAAATTTAGAGACCGATATTAAAATAACTGCTGCTAAAGATGAGGATTTCATAAAAGAAGTGGATGCTTACTTTGAACGAACTTGGAATAATGAAGATGCAGTATACACACTTCCATTGGAGAAATTTAAGGATGAGACAACTGGACTGAAGAAAGTCATGTACCGCATTCAAAAATTGTTAAGATTTACAACCTATTAA
- a CDS encoding phosphatase PAP2 family protein: MKYFSPKKYLITAAILLFITVLISLSLQINIVVRYDRFLGEALYQFTGADYFFIFLSEIGSRNFFFPTLTLLSVIIVWKNNWAILLLLWINLLGVRFANTALKTLFERERPTLDHIVEASFYSFPSGHSMNSMAFYGMLALLSYHYMKKKSSKLLTVGCFVLLIFLIGLSRIYLGVHFPLDVFAGFGAGATWLFGLYGIYSIYVNWREKKKLMHRKNFG; this comes from the coding sequence TTGAAATATTTTTCACCTAAAAAGTACCTAATTACAGCTGCAATCCTATTGTTTATCACAGTACTAATATCTCTTAGCTTACAAATAAATATAGTAGTCAGGTATGACAGATTTCTTGGGGAGGCTCTCTATCAATTTACGGGCGCTGATTACTTTTTTATCTTCTTATCTGAGATAGGCTCTAGAAATTTCTTTTTTCCAACATTAACTCTCTTAAGTGTTATCATTGTTTGGAAAAATAATTGGGCAATCCTTCTATTATTATGGATCAATCTGCTAGGCGTCAGGTTTGCAAATACAGCTTTAAAAACCTTGTTTGAAAGAGAAAGACCAACGCTTGACCATATTGTGGAAGCTTCATTTTATAGCTTTCCAAGTGGTCATTCCATGAATTCAATGGCCTTTTATGGGATGCTAGCTTTGTTATCGTACCATTATATGAAGAAAAAGAGTTCTAAACTTTTGACGGTTGGATGTTTTGTACTTTTGATTTTTCTTATTGGGTTAAGCAGAATCTATTTAGGGGTTCATTTTCCACTAGATGTATTTGCAGGATTTGGTGCAGGAGCAACCTGGTTATTTGGTCTTTATGGCATATATTCCATTTATGTAAACTGGAGAGAAAAGAAAAAGCTTATGCACCGAAAAAATTTCGGGTGA
- a CDS encoding 5-bromo-4-chloroindolyl phosphate hydrolysis family protein, with amino-acid sequence MKRFFLQGFIIILSFNIAVIGFFSVFFFTGNQMQLGALGAFASFLLSYWSLKRKLLPSNELDKIERKEKKYVYSQVRKARENAKIINQARIRVRSIFMYQTITKIAKISNKVIKLVEKEPNRYRTAQSFFQQHLDSSAIIIRKYIQLLHQPVRTHEVSLAIRETEAALKEMERTMEKEWMNVLSGDINHLQTELKLINQNNFQEPKSNQK; translated from the coding sequence ATGAAACGTTTTTTCCTTCAAGGGTTTATCATAATACTCTCGTTCAACATAGCAGTTATCGGGTTTTTTAGCGTATTTTTCTTCACAGGCAATCAAATGCAGCTTGGTGCACTCGGAGCATTTGCTAGCTTTTTACTTAGTTATTGGAGTCTCAAAAGAAAATTACTACCTAGTAACGAATTAGACAAAATAGAACGAAAAGAAAAAAAGTATGTTTATTCACAAGTAAGAAAAGCGAGAGAAAATGCCAAAATTATCAATCAAGCCAGAATTCGTGTTCGGTCTATTTTTATGTATCAAACCATCACAAAAATAGCAAAAATAAGCAACAAAGTCATAAAATTAGTGGAAAAAGAACCAAATCGATACCGAACTGCACAAAGTTTTTTTCAGCAACATTTAGATTCCTCCGCCATCATCATCCGTAAATACATTCAGCTATTACATCAACCTGTGCGTACACATGAGGTTTCCCTTGCTATCCGAGAAACCGAAGCAGCGTTAAAAGAAATGGAACGGACGATGGAAAAGGAATGGATGAATGTTCTATCAGGTGATATAAATCATCTCCAAACAGAATTAAAGCTTATTAACCAAAATAATTTCCAAGAACCTAAATCCAATCAAAAGTAA
- a CDS encoding cell wall hydrolase: MLKKLITLSALSATIIAGSGFHAQAAESYKVKSGDSLWTIGKTYGVSVKEMKKLNNKNNHLIFPGESIQLPDQVANEEKELLARLVHAEAKGEPYEGKVAVATVVLNRVDSDIFPDSIKEVIYETSPGGIYQFSPVGNGEIDKPANEEALKAAEEAIAFRGDGNNSLYFFNPDKTSDQWIRSREVTTKIGKHVFAQ; this comes from the coding sequence ATGTTAAAAAAATTAATTACTCTTTCTGCACTTAGTGCGACAATTATTGCCGGTTCTGGCTTTCATGCACAGGCAGCAGAATCATATAAAGTAAAATCAGGTGATAGCCTGTGGACTATAGGAAAAACGTACGGTGTTTCTGTGAAGGAAATGAAGAAGTTAAATAATAAAAATAATCACTTGATTTTTCCAGGTGAATCAATTCAGTTACCTGATCAGGTAGCAAATGAGGAAAAAGAATTACTTGCCCGTCTTGTTCATGCAGAAGCCAAAGGTGAACCATATGAAGGGAAAGTAGCTGTAGCAACTGTTGTGTTAAATCGTGTAGATAGTGATATCTTCCCTGATTCTATTAAAGAAGTTATTTATGAAACATCCCCAGGTGGAATTTATCAGTTCTCTCCTGTTGGTAATGGAGAAATTGATAAGCCTGCAAACGAAGAAGCGTTGAAGGCTGCAGAAGAGGCCATTGCTTTTCGTGGTGACGGGAATAATTCTTTATATTTCTTTAATCCAGATAAAACAAGTGACCAATGGATTCGCTCTCGAGAAGTAACAACTAAAATTGGAAAACATGTATTTGCTCAATAA
- a CDS encoding NAD-dependent succinate-semialdehyde dehydrogenase, translated as MYINGDWVRTEEEITVTNPATGEKIATVPSITEELLNQTVEYAEQAFQTWRNYTANERAELLDKWFKLLEENKKTIAETLTKEQGKPFREALGEVGYANSFVEWYKEEGKRVYGETIPSSSKDKRILIQKQPVGVVAAITPWNFPAAMITRKVAPALAAGCTVIVKPAGQTPLTALLLAKYAHEAGIPQGVLQVVTGKSSMIGEVLMKHSLVKKLTFTGSTEVGKTLMELAAHTVKKLSLELGGHAPFIVFKDANLEKAAKGLVQSKFRNAGQTCICANRIYVEESVAEEFTTLFVKEVEKLKVGNGMERGMDIGPLIDDAALKKVQEHINDATKKGAKVQYGGEEMDGNFMKPTVLSNVRDEMLCMQEETFGPVAPITTFSNEEEVIKRANHTPYGLAAYVFTENISRVYRVTEALDYGIIGVNDGAPSLAQAPFGGLKESGIGREGGHHGMEEYLEVKYVSIGI; from the coding sequence ATGTACATAAATGGTGATTGGGTTCGAACGGAGGAAGAGATCACCGTTACTAATCCAGCAACTGGTGAAAAAATTGCTACTGTGCCAAGTATTACAGAAGAACTGCTTAATCAAACCGTAGAATATGCAGAACAAGCGTTTCAGACTTGGAGAAATTACACGGCAAATGAGCGAGCAGAACTATTAGACAAGTGGTTTAAGCTTTTAGAAGAAAATAAAAAAACAATTGCTGAAACATTGACAAAAGAACAAGGAAAGCCATTTCGGGAAGCGCTAGGAGAGGTGGGGTATGCGAATAGCTTCGTAGAATGGTATAAAGAAGAGGGAAAAAGAGTGTATGGTGAAACTATTCCATCGTCTTCAAAGGACAAGCGAATTCTTATTCAAAAGCAACCGGTGGGTGTTGTTGCCGCAATCACCCCATGGAACTTTCCTGCTGCCATGATTACGAGAAAAGTGGCACCTGCTCTTGCAGCTGGATGTACCGTTATTGTTAAGCCTGCTGGACAAACGCCACTGACGGCACTTTTACTTGCAAAATATGCCCATGAAGCTGGTATTCCACAAGGAGTATTACAAGTGGTAACTGGAAAATCCAGTATGATTGGGGAAGTGTTAATGAAACATTCTCTTGTGAAAAAATTGACCTTTACAGGTTCAACAGAGGTTGGAAAAACATTAATGGAGCTTGCCGCTCATACTGTAAAAAAACTCTCGCTTGAATTAGGCGGTCATGCTCCATTTATTGTTTTTAAAGATGCTAACTTAGAAAAAGCGGCAAAAGGACTTGTTCAATCAAAATTTAGAAATGCGGGGCAAACGTGTATTTGCGCGAATCGAATTTATGTGGAAGAGAGTGTTGCTGAAGAGTTTACCACACTGTTCGTTAAAGAGGTTGAAAAGCTAAAAGTAGGGAATGGAATGGAAAGAGGAATGGATATCGGACCATTAATTGATGATGCAGCCTTGAAAAAGGTACAGGAGCATATAAATGATGCAACGAAAAAAGGAGCCAAAGTACAGTATGGTGGAGAAGAGATGGATGGAAACTTTATGAAGCCTACTGTTCTATCTAATGTGCGTGATGAGATGCTTTGCATGCAAGAGGAAACCTTTGGCCCTGTTGCGCCGATTACAACCTTCTCAAATGAAGAAGAAGTGATTAAACGTGCCAACCATACCCCATACGGTCTTGCTGCTTATGTTTTTACAGAAAACATCTCTCGAGTCTACCGCGTGACAGAGGCATTGGATTATGGAATTATTGGTGTGAATGATGGAGCACCTTCTCTTGCGCAAGCCCCATTTGGAGGCCTAAAAGAAAGTGGAATTGGCAGAGAAGGCGGGCACCATGGAATGGAAGAATACCTAGAAGTGAAATATGTTTCTATTGGTATATAA
- a CDS encoding DUF6501 family protein: MIHQTWEQTATISKVKCVHTDAKKYLVNNMLTVGKTYEVKNETEEFLFVIDNSGNIGGYYKTYFEKV; encoded by the coding sequence ATGATTCATCAAACATGGGAACAAACGGCAACCATTAGTAAAGTGAAATGTGTACATACTGATGCAAAAAAATACCTTGTAAACAATATGCTTACAGTGGGCAAAACATATGAAGTAAAAAATGAAACGGAAGAGTTTTTGTTTGTTATTGATAACAGTGGAAATATTGGTGGGTACTACAAAACATATTTTGAGAAAGTATAA
- a CDS encoding sorbosone dehydrogenase family protein, which translates to MRKSHILLFIFVIILSGCTNSVKDEDNDYQETNATANQNEENQEIMATNLQAPWAISMHGGTFFITEREGEIVKLEDKSSKRENLKLKEKLLVYGEGGLMGMALHPDFADNRLAYIYHTYGTEEKVRNRIILVKYNGTEWTEEKMLLDDIPGAIFHNGGRLKIGPDQKLYATVGDANIPESAQDITTLSGSILRMNLDGTIPDDNPFDDSYIYSYGHRNPQGLTWDEANDTMYASEHGPSGYDEINKIEAGNNYGWPHVTGDEKREGMQTPLFHSGKKTWAPSGLGFHNGNLYVASLRGEQIRKLNLESMSESVAWNNDGRIRDVWIESDTLFFISNNTDGRGNPRKNDDILMRLPIQ; encoded by the coding sequence TTGAGAAAAAGCCATATATTGTTATTCATTTTTGTTATTATCTTGTCTGGATGCACAAATTCTGTGAAAGATGAGGACAATGACTATCAGGAAACAAATGCTACTGCAAATCAAAACGAAGAAAATCAAGAAATAATGGCAACCAATCTTCAAGCTCCTTGGGCTATTTCTATGCACGGTGGAACCTTCTTTATCACAGAAAGAGAGGGTGAAATTGTAAAGCTTGAAGACAAATCATCGAAAAGAGAAAACCTCAAACTTAAAGAAAAACTTTTAGTATATGGAGAAGGCGGACTGATGGGAATGGCTTTGCATCCTGATTTTGCTGATAACCGTCTTGCATACATTTATCATACATATGGAACCGAGGAGAAGGTGAGAAACAGAATCATACTTGTAAAATATAACGGTACAGAATGGACAGAGGAAAAAATGCTTTTGGATGACATTCCCGGAGCAATTTTTCATAATGGTGGACGATTAAAAATCGGACCAGATCAAAAGCTTTATGCAACTGTTGGAGATGCAAATATTCCAGAAAGTGCTCAAGATATAACAACACTTTCTGGAAGTATCTTGCGAATGAATTTAGATGGCACAATTCCAGACGATAATCCATTTGACGATTCCTACATTTACTCTTATGGACATCGTAATCCCCAAGGTCTAACCTGGGACGAGGCAAACGATACGATGTACGCATCTGAACATGGACCTTCTGGATATGATGAAATCAATAAAATTGAGGCAGGGAATAATTATGGGTGGCCGCACGTCACAGGAGATGAAAAACGTGAAGGCATGCAAACACCACTCTTTCATTCAGGTAAAAAGACGTGGGCACCTTCAGGATTAGGCTTTCATAATGGAAATCTATATGTAGCAAGCCTTAGGGGTGAACAGATAAGAAAATTAAATCTTGAATCAATGTCTGAAAGCGTAGCATGGAACAATGATGGAAGAATTAGAGATGTATGGATCGAATCAGATACGCTATTTTTTATTTCTAATAATACGGATGGTAGAGGAAATCCTCGAAAGAATGATGACATACTAATGCGGCTACCAATTCAATAG
- a CDS encoding DUF2187 family protein → MEETKNNNIQIGDMILINKGSKKGSKGKVIVIRDSSVIVELGKNPNTGEPIRTVINHKNYKLL, encoded by the coding sequence ATGGAAGAAACAAAAAATAACAACATTCAAATTGGAGATATGATTTTAATAAACAAAGGATCAAAAAAAGGAAGCAAGGGAAAGGTTATCGTCATTAGAGATAGTTCTGTTATCGTAGAGCTAGGGAAAAACCCAAATACTGGAGAACCAATTCGAACTGTGATAAACCATAAAAATTATAAGTTGCTATAA
- a CDS encoding alpha/beta hydrolase, which yields MKPIIEYDKREYLTSYQLTAWASIHQCKMINTGKYRLYTHSFLPKNREGMVTIIHGYLDHAGSLNKLIHFLLSNHFGVISFDLPGHGYSNGNRGDIDCFSDYTSALHTVQSYYKNEIVEENWGVIGHSTGAAIVVSYLQEHPNVFKKVILAAPLIQPYLWSFSQIGVKLIGRKVKHLNRAYRRNSSNDQYLQFVKSDPLQFSKLPMNWLQSFHAWHKKISNIKRGEKEVHILQGNKDTTVDWRHNVRFLLNAYPNSKCILIDGVNHQLFNEEETLREIAFFHVKRILAFKN from the coding sequence ATGAAACCAATAATAGAGTATGATAAAAGGGAATATTTAACATCGTACCAATTGACAGCATGGGCTAGTATCCATCAATGTAAAATGATCAATACCGGAAAATATCGTCTCTATACTCATTCTTTTCTTCCAAAGAATCGAGAAGGAATGGTTACGATTATTCATGGATACCTTGATCATGCTGGGTCCTTGAATAAACTTATACATTTTTTACTTTCCAATCATTTTGGGGTTATTTCCTTTGACTTACCTGGTCATGGGTATTCAAATGGAAATAGAGGAGACATCGATTGCTTTAGTGACTATACCTCGGCCTTACATACTGTTCAAAGCTACTATAAAAATGAAATTGTTGAAGAAAATTGGGGAGTCATCGGTCATAGTACAGGGGCAGCAATTGTCGTTAGTTACTTACAAGAACACCCAAATGTATTTAAGAAAGTAATCCTTGCAGCACCTCTCATTCAGCCATATTTGTGGTCTTTTTCTCAAATTGGTGTTAAACTCATTGGCAGGAAAGTGAAACACTTAAACAGAGCCTATCGAAGAAATTCTTCTAATGATCAATATCTTCAATTTGTTAAAAGTGACCCATTGCAATTTTCTAAGCTACCAATGAATTGGCTCCAGTCCTTCCATGCGTGGCATAAAAAGATATCAAATATAAAAAGAGGGGAGAAAGAAGTACATATTCTTCAGGGAAATAAGGATACTACAGTAGATTGGAGACATAATGTCCGTTTTTTACTGAATGCGTATCCAAATTCTAAATGCATTTTGATAGATGGGGTAAATCATCAGCTTTTTAATGAAGAAGAGACATTACGGGAGATAGCTTTCTTTCACGTGAAAAGAATCTTAGCATTCAAAAATTAA